A region from the Kribbella shirazensis genome encodes:
- a CDS encoding FCD domain-containing protein gives MTDAHAGLAGQLTRLPQRQVLSDDVYETVKGLIMDSVVEPGTRLNIDALTRELGISQTPIRESLARLESDGLVIKEPLRGYRVSSRLTREEFEDLFEYRLHIEPWAAGRAAERAGAEDLARLKSEMLSYTDVPDRPSYESYRAMAAHDQRFHDLVLELSGNETARLSFQRTHCHLHLFRLYYGGGIATKALREHKAVVTAVRKGEPEDAIAAMRSHIEASRERLRPMFDAANKD, from the coding sequence GTGACGGATGCGCATGCGGGTCTGGCCGGGCAGCTCACCCGCCTGCCCCAGCGACAGGTGCTGAGCGACGACGTCTACGAGACGGTCAAGGGCCTGATCATGGACAGCGTGGTCGAGCCGGGCACGCGGCTGAACATCGACGCGCTGACCCGTGAACTGGGCATTTCGCAGACCCCGATCCGGGAGTCGCTGGCCCGGCTGGAGTCCGACGGCCTGGTGATCAAGGAGCCGCTGCGCGGGTACCGGGTGTCGTCGCGGCTGACCCGCGAGGAGTTCGAGGACCTCTTCGAGTACCGGCTGCACATCGAGCCGTGGGCGGCCGGGCGTGCCGCGGAGCGGGCGGGCGCCGAGGATCTCGCCCGGCTCAAGTCCGAGATGCTCAGCTACACCGACGTACCGGACCGCCCGTCGTACGAGAGCTACCGGGCGATGGCCGCGCACGACCAGCGGTTCCACGACCTGGTGCTGGAGCTGTCCGGCAACGAGACCGCCCGGCTGTCCTTCCAGCGGACACACTGCCACCTGCACCTGTTCCGGCTGTACTACGGTGGCGGCATCGCGACGAAGGCGTTGCGAGAGCACAAGGCTGTGGTGACCGCCGTCCGCAAGGGCGAACCGGAGGACGCGATCGCGGCG
- a CDS encoding mandelate racemase/muconate lactonizing enzyme family protein, with amino-acid sequence MSTAIVRAEAFLVDLEVETVRTDAVQAFLKQETIFVSLVTADGLTGLGYSYTIGTGGTAVLALLRDHLLPRLVGADARNVEALWSDLFWSTHATTVGAITSLALAAVDTALWDLRCLRAGEPLWRLAGGYRQRVPLYDTEGGWLHLTTDELVAGALASQKAGWPGVKLKVGKPRMHEDLERLRAVRDAVGPSMDIMVDANQSMTYPEARRRAAAFESVDLSWFEEPLPADDVTGHVRLAESTSIPIAVGESLYSVSQFREYAAAGGAGIVQVDVARIGGITPWLKVAHLAETFNLEVCPHFLMELHVSLTAAVPNGRYVEHIPQLRAITSSEMDIVDGHAVAPDTPGLGIDWNQDAIDDRRVG; translated from the coding sequence GTGAGTACGGCGATCGTCCGGGCCGAGGCGTTCCTGGTCGACCTCGAGGTGGAGACCGTCCGGACGGACGCCGTCCAGGCGTTTCTCAAGCAGGAGACGATCTTCGTCTCGCTGGTCACGGCGGACGGGCTGACCGGGCTCGGCTACTCGTACACGATCGGGACCGGCGGGACCGCCGTACTCGCGCTGTTGCGGGACCACCTGCTGCCGCGCCTGGTCGGGGCGGACGCGCGGAACGTCGAGGCCCTCTGGTCGGACCTGTTCTGGTCCACCCACGCGACGACCGTGGGCGCGATCACCTCACTGGCCCTCGCCGCGGTCGACACCGCGCTGTGGGACCTGCGGTGTCTCAGGGCCGGCGAGCCGTTGTGGCGGTTGGCTGGTGGCTACCGGCAGCGCGTGCCGCTGTACGACACCGAGGGCGGTTGGTTGCATCTGACAACCGACGAGCTCGTCGCGGGGGCGTTGGCGTCGCAGAAGGCCGGCTGGCCGGGCGTGAAGCTCAAGGTCGGCAAGCCCCGCATGCACGAGGATCTCGAGCGCCTGCGCGCCGTCCGGGACGCGGTCGGACCCTCGATGGACATCATGGTCGACGCGAACCAGTCGATGACGTACCCGGAGGCTCGTCGCCGGGCCGCTGCTTTCGAGTCGGTGGACCTGTCGTGGTTCGAGGAGCCGTTGCCGGCCGACGACGTGACCGGGCATGTGCGGCTCGCGGAGTCCACGTCGATCCCGATCGCGGTGGGGGAGTCGTTGTACTCCGTTTCGCAGTTCCGGGAGTACGCCGCCGCGGGCGGGGCCGGCATCGTCCAGGTGGACGTGGCGCGGATCGGCGGGATCACGCCGTGGCTGAAGGTGGCGCATCTGGCGGAGACGTTCAACCTGGAGGTGTGTCCGCACTTCCTGATGGAGTTGCATGTCAGCCTGACGGCGGCCGTACCCAACGGCCGGTACGTCGAACACATCCCGCAGTTGCGCGCGATCACGTCGAGTGAGATGGATATCGTCGACGGGCACGCGGTCGCTCCGGACACACCCGGTCTCGGAATCGACTGGAACCAGGACGCCATCGACGACCGCCGGGTCGGATGA
- a CDS encoding amidohydrolase family protein: protein MSRVDAHHHVWDLTVREQSWMAGPEMDPIRQTFTIDDLAPLAAAADITSTVVVQTVGLVEETVEFLELAAGNDLVAGVVGWVDLTADDVADQLAGLLARPDGSYLKGIRHQVHDEPDTDWLLRPDVQRGLAAVADAGLVYDLLTKPPNLPAAVQTARNLPQLTFAVDHISKPAIGEPLDPWATQLRELAALPNVTCKLSGMVTEAPWHTWKPTDLQPYADVVLEAFGADRVMFGSDWPVCLLAATYAEVAETAETLTSALSPTERHAVFTTTATHTYNL from the coding sequence ATGAGCAGAGTCGACGCCCACCACCATGTGTGGGACCTGACCGTCCGCGAACAGAGCTGGATGGCCGGACCCGAGATGGACCCGATCCGGCAGACCTTCACGATCGACGACCTGGCGCCACTGGCCGCCGCTGCCGACATCACGTCGACCGTGGTGGTGCAGACCGTCGGGCTGGTCGAGGAGACGGTCGAGTTCCTGGAGCTTGCTGCCGGCAACGACCTGGTCGCCGGTGTGGTCGGGTGGGTCGACCTGACCGCGGACGACGTCGCCGACCAGCTGGCAGGTCTGCTGGCACGGCCGGACGGCTCGTATCTGAAGGGGATTCGCCACCAGGTCCACGACGAGCCGGACACCGACTGGCTGCTGCGCCCCGACGTACAACGCGGCCTCGCCGCTGTCGCCGACGCCGGCCTCGTCTACGACCTCCTCACCAAGCCACCGAACCTCCCCGCCGCAGTCCAGACCGCCCGCAACCTCCCACAACTGACCTTCGCAGTCGACCACATCTCGAAGCCCGCAATCGGCGAGCCCCTGGACCCGTGGGCCACCCAACTCCGAGAACTGGCAGCCCTCCCCAACGTCACCTGCAAACTCTCCGGCATGGTCACCGAGGCCCCCTGGCACACCTGGAAACCCACAGACCTCCAGCCGTACGCCGATGTGGTCCTGGAAGCCTTCGGCGCGGACCGAGTCATGTTCGGCTCCGACTGGCCCGTCTGCCTCCTCGCCGCCACCTACGCCGAGGTAGCAGAAACCGCCGAAACCCTCACCTCCGCACTGTCCCCAACCGAACGGCACGCCGTCTTCACCACAACCGCAACCCACACCTACAACCTGTAA
- a CDS encoding phosphotransferase family protein, with translation MKLHVVERGAGEFQQSLTAEEIEAVCHRAFGAVKPLAAVELGYGMYNSVYRIELAGRPEPVVLRVAPEDQAQFGSELHLMRNEYASLPWLAVIAPLMPRVLAVDWSHDVVDRDWMIQSCLPGIPAPKQLGQYPRSGRTTFFRQLGAIARTVHDVRGPYFGRVAGPPYASWSEVVIASLTQIAEDLEQADLDAADVRKAAALAAGGRATLDEVQEPRLLTGDLWTVNCLLDADAPVPRISGVLDFDRTEFGDPAADWTIRMAQAKDDEREAFWESYGVLDRSPAATWRSAIYEARHLAAIRLERHRLAKPEAVHESYAAMAEVLVELT, from the coding sequence ATGAAGCTTCACGTCGTGGAACGGGGTGCGGGGGAGTTCCAGCAGTCGCTGACGGCGGAGGAGATCGAGGCCGTTTGCCACCGCGCATTCGGAGCGGTGAAGCCACTGGCAGCCGTCGAGCTGGGGTACGGGATGTACAACAGCGTCTACCGGATCGAGCTGGCTGGGCGTCCTGAACCGGTGGTTCTGAGGGTCGCGCCGGAGGACCAGGCGCAGTTCGGGTCAGAGCTGCACCTGATGCGGAACGAGTACGCCAGCCTGCCTTGGTTGGCGGTGATCGCGCCGTTGATGCCCCGAGTGCTGGCTGTGGACTGGTCGCATGACGTCGTGGACCGGGACTGGATGATCCAGAGCTGTCTGCCGGGTATTCCGGCGCCGAAGCAGCTCGGGCAGTATCCGCGGTCCGGGCGTACGACGTTCTTCCGGCAGCTCGGCGCGATCGCCCGAACCGTGCACGACGTACGCGGGCCGTACTTCGGTCGCGTGGCCGGGCCGCCGTACGCCTCCTGGAGCGAGGTCGTGATCGCATCGCTCACACAGATCGCCGAGGACCTGGAGCAGGCGGATCTCGACGCCGCCGACGTACGAAAGGCTGCCGCGCTCGCGGCCGGGGGACGCGCGACGCTGGACGAGGTGCAGGAGCCGCGACTCCTGACGGGTGATCTGTGGACTGTGAACTGCCTGCTGGACGCCGACGCACCTGTGCCGCGGATCTCCGGAGTGCTCGACTTCGACCGGACCGAGTTCGGCGATCCCGCGGCGGACTGGACGATCCGGATGGCGCAGGCGAAGGACGACGAACGGGAGGCCTTCTGGGAGTCGTACGGCGTTCTGGACCGATCACCCGCCGCGACGTGGCGGTCGGCGATCTACGAAGCCCGGCATCTCGCAGCGATCCGCCTCGAGCGCCACCGCCTCGCCAAGCCCGAAGCAGTCCACGAAAGCTACGCCGCGATGGCTGAGGTCCTCGTTGAGCTCACGTGA
- a CDS encoding Fic family protein: MNQPGDAQLAVAWERCDWNERETPMSRREREASRGPYLASVPPAISGMAFDIPSDVAAEAEDALVEISRFDAELAASLPRADGELAPLAVVLLRTESASSSQIEGVTAGAKALAIATLNESSGQNARMVAANVEAMQQAIDLADDLSTDSILAAHRALMHGQIHAHPGRFRDEQVWIGGGSTPHTATFVPPRHARVPALMEDLVTFCRRTDMPVLSQVSIAHAQFETIHPFNDGNGRTGRTLVHAMLRRAGVTRRLTVPVSAGLLIDTEAYFAALGSYRDGDPTPIILQFSRASFTAVGNGRRLVDDLTGIYAEWQDTLPSRKGSAARRLLPHLLSQPAVTVKHIQQYLDVSQPAAQRAVDQLVEMAILKQVSTGKRDRAWIARDVINALDQFATRAGRRA; encoded by the coding sequence GTGAACCAACCCGGAGATGCTCAGCTCGCGGTCGCTTGGGAGCGCTGTGACTGGAACGAGCGCGAGACTCCCATGTCCCGTCGTGAGCGGGAAGCGTCCAGAGGGCCGTACCTTGCCTCCGTCCCGCCGGCGATCTCGGGCATGGCTTTCGACATCCCTTCCGACGTTGCCGCGGAAGCCGAGGATGCGTTGGTCGAGATCTCCCGCTTCGACGCCGAATTGGCCGCGTCGCTCCCGCGAGCCGATGGCGAGCTCGCGCCACTCGCCGTCGTCCTGCTACGCACCGAGTCGGCCTCCTCCTCGCAGATCGAAGGCGTCACCGCCGGGGCGAAAGCACTGGCGATCGCGACACTGAACGAATCCTCAGGCCAGAACGCCAGGATGGTCGCCGCCAACGTCGAAGCCATGCAGCAGGCGATCGACCTGGCCGATGACCTCAGTACTGACTCGATCCTGGCTGCGCACCGCGCCCTGATGCACGGCCAGATCCATGCCCACCCCGGCCGGTTCCGGGACGAACAGGTTTGGATCGGGGGCGGATCGACTCCGCACACTGCCACGTTCGTCCCACCCAGGCACGCTCGGGTTCCCGCGCTGATGGAGGACCTGGTCACCTTTTGCCGGCGAACCGACATGCCGGTCCTCAGCCAGGTCTCCATCGCCCACGCCCAGTTCGAGACCATCCATCCGTTCAACGACGGAAACGGGCGCACCGGCCGGACACTGGTGCACGCGATGCTGCGTCGAGCCGGCGTCACCCGGCGTCTGACGGTCCCGGTATCGGCCGGTCTGCTCATCGATACCGAGGCGTACTTCGCCGCGCTGGGCTCGTACCGCGACGGTGACCCGACACCGATCATCTTGCAGTTCAGCCGTGCCTCGTTCACCGCTGTCGGCAACGGCCGGCGACTGGTCGACGACCTCACCGGGATCTACGCCGAGTGGCAGGACACCCTACCGTCGCGGAAGGGGTCGGCGGCGCGGCGGCTCCTGCCACACCTGCTCAGCCAGCCTGCAGTTACCGTCAAGCACATCCAGCAGTATCTCGACGTCTCACAGCCCGCTGCACAGCGCGCGGTAGATCAACTCGTCGAGATGGCAATCCTGAAGCAGGTCTCGACGGGTAAGCGCGACCGGGCGTGGATTGCACGCGATGTGATCAACGCCCTCGACCAATTCGCGACCCGCGCCGGCCGCCGCGCCTGA
- a CDS encoding DNA polymerase IV gives MSWWVLHVDMDQFIAAVEIRRRPELRGLPVVVGGSGDPTRSRQVVATASYEARAYGVHSGMPVRAAYKKCPTAVFLPSDPAAYDAASAEVMDTLRSFPVVVEVWGWDECFVGAETDEPEALAAELRAAVESRTGLTCSVGIGDNKTRAKLATGFAKHERSHAEPFEGADPLEGAGPAAGIYRLTADNWRSVMDHRPVRDLWGIGPRMERNLDELAITTVAELAAADLDVLKKRFGPKMGAWYAALGRGLGDTQVTDLPREPVSRSHEETFPADLVERPDIERELHRIAVAVTREVVAEGRTIQRVSVKVRFINFYTPIKSRKLPEPTQDPELIATTALTILQKFTLNRPIRLLGVRVEFVTEQAVK, from the coding sequence ATGAGCTGGTGGGTCCTGCACGTGGACATGGATCAGTTCATCGCGGCCGTGGAGATCCGGCGCCGGCCTGAGCTGCGAGGGCTGCCTGTCGTGGTGGGTGGGTCCGGTGACCCGACCCGCTCACGGCAGGTGGTCGCCACGGCGTCGTACGAGGCGCGAGCGTACGGCGTACATTCCGGGATGCCGGTGCGGGCGGCGTACAAGAAGTGTCCTACCGCCGTCTTCCTGCCGTCGGATCCCGCGGCGTACGACGCGGCGTCGGCCGAGGTGATGGACACGCTGCGGTCGTTCCCGGTCGTGGTGGAGGTGTGGGGCTGGGACGAGTGCTTCGTCGGCGCGGAGACCGACGAGCCGGAGGCGCTGGCCGCCGAGCTCCGCGCCGCCGTCGAGTCCCGTACCGGGCTCACCTGCTCGGTCGGCATCGGCGACAACAAGACCCGCGCCAAGCTCGCCACGGGCTTCGCCAAGCACGAACGCTCCCACGCCGAGCCCTTCGAAGGCGCCGATCCCTTGGAAGGCGCCGGCCCCGCTGCCGGCATCTACCGGCTGACGGCGGACAACTGGCGCTCCGTCATGGACCACCGCCCCGTCCGCGACCTCTGGGGCATCGGCCCCCGCATGGAACGCAACCTCGACGAACTCGCCATCACCACGGTCGCCGAACTCGCCGCCGCCGACCTGGACGTGCTGAAGAAACGCTTCGGCCCGAAGATGGGCGCCTGGTACGCCGCCCTCGGCCGCGGCCTCGGCGACACCCAGGTCACCGACCTACCCCGCGAACCCGTCTCCCGCAGCCACGAGGAAACCTTCCCGGCCGACCTGGTCGAACGCCCCGACATCGAACGCGAACTCCACCGCATCGCCGTCGCCGTCACCCGGGAGGTCGTCGCCGAAGGCCGCACCATCCAACGCGTCTCGGTGAAGGTCCGCTTCATCAACTTCTACACCCCCATCAAGAGCCGCAAACTCCCCGAACCCACCCAGGACCCTGAACTCATCGCCACCACAGCCCTCACCATCCTGCAGAAATTCACCCTCAACCGCCCCATCCGCCTCCTCGGCGTCCGCGTCGAGTTCGTCACGGAGCAGGCTGTTAAATAA
- a CDS encoding ABC transporter permease, which yields MTTYLSDKPPLDRTWLHKQRRHVRLWRRFFAQAVVRETHFRAHFLTTLLVGLVQLGLGIVPTLLLFGFTAEVHGWSRAEVIALVGVFQIVTGLIATFVAPNLNRMTTYLTEGELDGVLLRPVSSQFYLTLRWINVAELTNVASGIVVLVIGLVQAGIAPSLAQVLQAVVLVGCGLVLLTAVWSAMSFLAFWLQSVNPIGFVFLNLMEAGRYPLVFFPVAVRTFLTFAFPVAFATTFPVQALAGDLGWGPVFAGLGLAVVALLLVRLLWRRGLLTYSSASS from the coding sequence ATGACGACGTACCTTTCGGACAAGCCGCCGCTGGACCGGACCTGGCTGCACAAGCAGCGGCGGCACGTGCGGTTGTGGCGGCGGTTCTTCGCACAGGCGGTGGTCCGGGAGACGCATTTCCGTGCGCACTTCCTGACCACGCTGCTTGTCGGGCTGGTGCAGCTGGGGCTCGGGATCGTGCCGACGTTGCTGCTGTTCGGGTTCACGGCCGAGGTCCACGGGTGGTCGCGGGCGGAGGTGATCGCGCTCGTCGGCGTGTTCCAAATCGTCACAGGACTGATCGCGACGTTCGTGGCGCCGAACCTGAACCGGATGACGACGTACCTCACCGAGGGTGAGCTGGACGGCGTCCTGCTGCGGCCGGTGTCGAGCCAGTTCTACCTGACCTTGCGCTGGATCAACGTCGCGGAGCTGACGAACGTTGCCAGCGGCATCGTGGTGCTGGTGATCGGGCTGGTGCAGGCCGGGATCGCGCCGTCGTTGGCGCAGGTCTTGCAGGCCGTCGTACTGGTCGGCTGCGGGTTGGTGCTGCTGACGGCGGTGTGGTCGGCGATGTCGTTCCTGGCGTTCTGGCTGCAGTCGGTGAATCCGATCGGGTTCGTGTTCCTGAACCTGATGGAGGCCGGGCGGTACCCGCTGGTGTTCTTCCCGGTCGCGGTGCGGACGTTCCTGACGTTCGCGTTCCCGGTGGCGTTCGCGACGACGTTCCCGGTGCAGGCGCTGGCCGGCGATCTCGGGTGGGGACCGGTCTTTGCCGGGCTCGGGCTGGCGGTGGTGGCACTGCTCCTGGTGCGGTTGTTGTGGCGGCGCGGCCTGCTGACGTACTCCAGTGCGTCCAGTTGA